Proteins encoded by one window of Clostridium perfringens:
- a CDS encoding MarR family winged helix-turn-helix transcriptional regulator: MDKYNILKLENQLCFRLYASSREVIKKYKPILDQYNLTYTQYLTMLVLWENERITVKGIGEKLHLDSGTLTPLIKKLEKMNLVTKYRSKEDDRVVIVELTDEGRNLKDDMIDVPRKAFCSLGIEKEQILELKKNLDSLLEILK; encoded by the coding sequence ATGGATAAATATAATATTTTAAAGTTAGAAAACCAACTTTGTTTTAGATTATATGCTTCTTCAAGAGAAGTTATAAAGAAATATAAACCTATTTTAGATCAATATAATTTAACTTATACACAATATTTAACAATGCTTGTTTTGTGGGAAAATGAAAGAATAACAGTTAAAGGGATTGGTGAAAAATTGCATCTTGATTCTGGAACTTTAACACCTCTTATAAAAAAGTTAGAAAAGATGAATCTTGTAACAAAATATAGATCAAAAGAGGATGACAGAGTTGTAATAGTTGAATTAACAGATGAGGGAAGAAATTTAAAAGATGATATGATAGATGTGCCAAGAAAGGCTTTTTGTTCTTTAGGAATAGAAAAAGAGCAAATATTAGAACTTAAGAAAAATTTAGACTCATTACTAGAAATATTAAAATAA
- a CDS encoding NUDIX hydrolase N-terminal domain-containing protein has product MNKLLKWATEIDSIAQAGLTYSKDVYDIDRFNQLKNIAADIISESTNLELHKVKEVLFEERGYLTPKVDVRAAIIKENKILLVKEKLDGTWSLPGGWADINLSVSENIKKEAYEEAGAKVKPKSIIAILDRNKHNKPLMVQSIYKIFILCDLLDVNFNDNIETETCGFFELNNLPKLSLTRNTKEQIQMCFEAYNNPSFKPKFD; this is encoded by the coding sequence GTGAATAAATTATTAAAATGGGCTACTGAGATAGATTCTATTGCTCAAGCAGGATTAACTTACTCTAAAGATGTGTATGATATAGATAGATTTAATCAATTAAAGAATATTGCAGCTGATATTATTAGTGAAAGTACTAATTTAGAATTACATAAAGTTAAGGAAGTTTTATTTGAAGAAAGAGGATATTTAACCCCTAAGGTTGATGTAAGGGCTGCTATAATAAAAGAAAATAAAATTTTATTGGTAAAAGAAAAATTAGATGGCACTTGGAGTTTGCCAGGAGGATGGGCTGATATAAACTTATCAGTATCTGAAAACATAAAAAAAGAAGCATATGAGGAAGCGGGGGCAAAGGTTAAACCTAAAAGTATAATTGCAATTTTAGATAGAAATAAACATAATAAACCTTTAATGGTTCAAAGTATTTATAAAATTTTTATTCTTTGTGATCTTTTAGATGTTAATTTTAATGATAATATTGAGACTGAGACATGTGGATTTTTTGAACTAAATAATCTTCCAAAGTTATCTTTGACTAGAAATACAAAAGAACAAATACAGATGTGTTTTGAAGCATATAATAACCCAAGCTTTAAGCCTAAATTTGATTAA
- a CDS encoding glutathione peroxidase, with translation MLYDFKVKDIEGNEVSLGEYKGKVLLIVNTATGCGFTPQYEGLEVLYKKYHDKGFEILDFPCNQFFEQAPGSNEEIVGFCKLNYGTTFKTFAKVEVNGENACELYKFLKKEAPMAKEDETSLGFYDKLKGLGFTTEGEEIKWNFTKFLIDKNGEVVARFAPTFEPEKLDELIEELLEE, from the coding sequence ATGCTATATGATTTTAAAGTTAAGGATATTGAAGGAAATGAGGTTTCTTTAGGGGAGTATAAAGGAAAGGTTCTTTTAATAGTTAATACTGCAACAGGATGTGGATTTACTCCTCAATATGAAGGATTAGAAGTGCTTTATAAAAAATACCATGATAAAGGGTTTGAAATATTAGATTTTCCATGTAACCAGTTCTTTGAGCAAGCACCAGGAAGTAATGAAGAAATAGTTGGATTTTGTAAGTTAAATTATGGAACTACATTTAAGACCTTTGCAAAAGTAGAGGTTAATGGAGAGAATGCTTGTGAATTATACAAATTTTTAAAGAAAGAAGCTCCAATGGCAAAGGAAGATGAAACATCTTTAGGATTTTATGATAAATTAAAAGGCTTAGGATTTACTACAGAAGGAGAAGAAATAAAGTGGAATTTCACTAAGTTTTTAATAGATAAAAATGGTGAAGTTGTTGCTAGATTTGCACCTACATTTGAACCTGAAAAGTTAGATGAATTAATAGAAGAATTATTAGAAGAATAA
- a CDS encoding ABC transporter permease, giving the protein MKFNDLLSIIWRNMWKRKTRTIFTMMGVIIGCLAIFIIISITNGFERYLTYEMESLMDTSVISIYPNWKSETEDNKDSTTKTKLTDKNVEELNKLGYFSEVIPKRYAHTQIKYGKNQTYARILANDKANLISESSLLAGKVPKNRSKELLLGYDVAKELLGYSWEDKVKDDSEFQKLIGKRVKLGGEDFGSDDKGNPLKSKQITCNIVGILSSGNGQKNYEIQGSRKLVEDIIKGAPLVDEEFLKEQLTTYEGIDVRVDDKEMLESYEGTLRNMGYQTSSFKEFEKQTRSMLLGVNIILGSLAGISLLVAALGITNTMDMAIYERNREIGVIKVIGGSVRDVIKIFVGEACAISITGGFISIILGVLATLGINSVAKSITENMMGQPIEKISVPSFSLILGILVFCLVIGFIAGIFPARKAAKTDVITAIR; this is encoded by the coding sequence ATGAAGTTTAATGATTTGTTATCCATAATATGGAGAAATATGTGGAAAAGAAAAACAAGAACAATTTTTACTATGATGGGAGTAATAATTGGGTGTCTTGCAATTTTTATAATAATTTCAATAACAAATGGTTTTGAAAGATACTTAACCTATGAAATGGAAAGTTTAATGGATACTTCAGTAATAAGTATTTATCCTAATTGGAAATCAGAAACTGAAGATAATAAAGATAGTACCACCAAAACTAAGTTAACAGATAAAAATGTTGAAGAGTTGAATAAATTAGGATATTTCTCAGAAGTTATTCCTAAGAGGTATGCTCATACTCAAATAAAATATGGGAAAAATCAGACTTATGCAAGAATATTAGCTAATGATAAGGCTAATTTAATTTCTGAAAGTTCTCTTTTAGCTGGAAAAGTACCTAAAAATAGAAGCAAAGAATTATTACTTGGTTATGATGTAGCTAAGGAACTTTTAGGATACTCTTGGGAAGATAAGGTTAAAGATGATTCTGAATTTCAAAAACTTATTGGAAAAAGAGTAAAGTTAGGAGGAGAAGATTTTGGTTCTGATGACAAAGGAAATCCTCTTAAAAGCAAACAAATAACTTGTAATATTGTTGGGATTTTATCAAGTGGAAATGGTCAGAAAAATTATGAAATACAAGGTTCGCGTAAACTTGTTGAAGATATAATAAAGGGAGCGCCATTAGTAGATGAAGAGTTTTTAAAAGAACAACTTACTACATATGAAGGAATAGATGTTAGGGTAGATGATAAAGAAATGTTAGAATCTTATGAGGGAACATTAAGAAATATGGGATACCAAACAAGTTCTTTTAAAGAGTTTGAAAAACAAACAAGGTCAATGTTACTAGGTGTCAATATAATCCTTGGTTCCTTAGCAGGAATTTCACTTTTAGTAGCTGCTTTAGGAATAACTAATACTATGGATATGGCTATTTATGAGAGAAATAGGGAGATTGGAGTAATTAAAGTAATTGGTGGAAGTGTAAGGGATGTCATAAAAATATTTGTTGGTGAAGCTTGTGCAATTTCTATTACAGGTGGATTTATTTCAATAATACTTGGAGTACTAGCAACTTTAGGAATAAATTCTGTTGCAAAATCAATTACTGAAAATATGATGGGACAACCTATAGAGAAAATATCAGTTCCGAGTTTTTCATTGATTTTAGGAATTCTTGTTTTTTGTTTAGTTATAGGTTTTATTGCAGGGATATTTCCTGCTAGAAAGGCGGCTAAAACTGATGTAATAACTGCAATAAGATAA
- a CDS encoding metal-dependent hydrolase → MTKETHSTGGVCISLIMLNTILSLFLFPYDIAYKILLIALFFHFSYIGSLFPDIDQRKSSISQMYPFLSKHIGSKCRHRGFTHSLLCLSLIVLTLYIILNVSNFNIILLIISIGFIAGYISHLTLDFLTSEGIELFYPWKTNFKIAKIKTGSKTEKIINKILKIFNFLLIIYNIVLILSDILGINILSFISKSTLF, encoded by the coding sequence ATGACAAAAGAAACTCATTCAACTGGAGGCGTATGCATTTCTTTAATAATGCTAAATACAATTTTAAGCCTGTTCTTATTTCCATATGATATAGCTTATAAAATTTTATTAATAGCATTATTTTTTCATTTTTCTTATATAGGATCTCTATTTCCTGATATAGATCAAAGAAAATCTTCAATTAGTCAAATGTATCCTTTTCTTTCAAAGCATATAGGTAGTAAATGTAGACATCGTGGCTTTACTCATAGTTTACTATGTCTATCTTTAATAGTATTAACCTTATATATTATTTTAAATGTTAGTAACTTCAACATAATATTATTAATAATTTCAATAGGATTTATAGCTGGATATATATCCCACTTAACTTTAGATTTTTTAACTTCAGAAGGAATAGAACTTTTCTATCCTTGGAAAACTAACTTTAAAATAGCCAAAATTAAAACTGGATCAAAAACTGAAAAGATAATAAATAAAATACTAAAAATATTTAATTTCCTTCTCATTATATATAACATAGTCTTAATTTTATCTGATATTTTAGGAATAAATATATTAAGTTTTATAAGTAAAAGCACTCTATTTTGA
- the kdpA gene encoding potassium-transporting ATPase subunit KdpA encodes MSNAILQYSLYLIILVLLAIPLGKYIGKVMNEEKVFLSKLILPCENFIYKVLGINEEDMDWKKYSFSVLAFSAVGFIFLFALNLLQGVLPLNPEGISGSSWDLSFNTTASFITNTNWQAYSGESQLSYLTQMLGLTVQNFLSAGVGIAVLFALIRGFTRVNKSGLGNFWRDLTRIVLYLLVPLSIVLSILLVSQGTVQNFKPYEEVALLEEIVLDDGNRVTSQIVPQGPAASQVAIKQLGTNGGGFFGVNSAHPLENPTAFSNLLEMLSILLIPAALCFTFGRNIKDKRQGRAIFIAMFTLLIIALCIIGVSEANGTPQLAQNGDVNLGYIDQSGGNMEGKESRFGVVGSSTWAAFTTAASNGSVNSMHDSFTPIGGMVTMLLMQLGEVVFGGVGCGLYGMIAFAIITVFIAGLMVGRTPEYLGKKIEPYEMKMAMLICLATPISILIGSALASINPEILNSLTNSGAHGFSEILYAYSSAGGNNGSAFAGLGANTVFINVSIGLIMLFVRFVPMIATLAIAGSLVKKKKVATSVGTLPTHNLLFIGLLIFVVLLVGALSFFPALALGPIAEFLQMIA; translated from the coding sequence ATGAGTAATGCAATTTTACAGTATTCTTTATACTTAATAATTTTAGTTCTATTAGCAATTCCGTTAGGAAAATATATCGGAAAAGTTATGAATGAAGAAAAGGTATTTTTATCAAAATTAATATTACCTTGTGAAAATTTTATATATAAGGTTCTAGGAATCAATGAAGAGGATATGGATTGGAAAAAATATTCATTTTCAGTTTTAGCATTTAGTGCTGTAGGATTTATATTTTTATTTGCTTTGAATTTGTTACAAGGAGTATTACCATTGAATCCTGAAGGAATAAGTGGAAGTTCATGGGATTTGAGTTTTAATACAACAGCAAGTTTTATTACAAATACAAATTGGCAGGCTTATTCTGGTGAAAGTCAATTAAGTTATTTAACTCAGATGCTTGGATTAACAGTTCAAAACTTTTTATCAGCAGGAGTTGGTATTGCTGTTTTGTTTGCTTTAATAAGAGGATTTACAAGGGTAAACAAAAGTGGATTAGGAAACTTTTGGAGGGATTTAACAAGGATTGTTCTTTATTTATTAGTTCCTCTTTCAATAGTTCTTTCAATACTATTAGTTTCGCAGGGAACAGTACAAAATTTTAAACCTTATGAAGAGGTAGCTTTACTAGAGGAAATTGTTTTAGATGATGGAAATAGAGTTACTAGTCAAATAGTACCTCAAGGACCAGCAGCAAGCCAGGTAGCTATAAAACAATTAGGAACTAATGGAGGAGGTTTCTTCGGGGTAAACTCAGCTCATCCTTTAGAAAATCCAACAGCTTTTTCAAATTTATTAGAAATGTTATCTATACTTTTGATTCCAGCGGCTCTTTGTTTTACCTTTGGTAGAAATATAAAGGATAAAAGACAAGGGAGAGCTATATTTATAGCTATGTTTACTTTGCTTATTATTGCATTATGCATAATCGGAGTAAGTGAAGCTAATGGAACACCACAATTAGCTCAAAATGGAGATGTAAACTTAGGATATATAGATCAGAGTGGTGGAAATATGGAAGGTAAGGAAAGTAGATTTGGAGTAGTTGGTTCTAGTACCTGGGCAGCTTTTACTACAGCAGCATCAAATGGTTCTGTAAACTCTATGCATGATAGTTTTACTCCAATAGGTGGAATGGTTACAATGCTTTTAATGCAGCTTGGAGAAGTTGTGTTTGGAGGTGTTGGGTGTGGTCTTTACGGAATGATAGCATTTGCAATAATAACTGTGTTCATAGCAGGGCTTATGGTTGGAAGAACTCCAGAATATTTAGGTAAAAAAATAGAGCCTTATGAGATGAAAATGGCAATGCTTATATGTTTAGCAACTCCTATTTCTATTCTTATAGGAAGCGCTTTAGCATCTATTAATCCAGAAATACTAAATAGTTTAACTAATTCAGGAGCTCATGGCTTTTCAGAAATTTTATATGCTTATTCTTCAGCAGGAGGAAATAATGGATCAGCCTTTGCAGGCTTAGGAGCTAATACTGTATTCATAAATGTAAGTATAGGATTAATCATGTTATTTGTTAGATTTGTACCTATGATTGCAACACTTGCCATTGCAGGTTCCTTAGTGAAAAAGAAAAAAGTTGCAACTAGTGTAGGAACATTGCCAACACATAATTTATTATTCATAGGATTACTAATTTTTGTAGTTTTATTAGTAGGTGCTTTAAGCTTTTTCCCAGCACTTGCTTTAGGTCCTATCGCTGAGTTTTTACAGATGATTGCTTAA
- a CDS encoding COG1361 family protein, translating to MKKRNLGLVLALTTILTTVSVPQKALGFTDKVSNALSEIQNQSDNSENNNSSGGEQLNTQISNIQSKDLIISSVSIDEEVIEPGIPFTLTFKVENISGSSLYGVSLKIVNVEGKGTLDGFMPVGTTNEIYVGSIARNDIKYVSVTLASDPNIKAGVHNFVTSLMFNEKGKEQEEITKVIGVMIQNTPSLSISGVTPTESTISAALRNDSKTKIKNVNAKVTIGTEVMEQNIGTIDVEGEEYMDVAITPSEEERNASIEVTYEDATGKKYNSTSSCIIPAMMPVEETVPKKNKLGLISLIKSLFGF from the coding sequence ATGAAAAAAAGAAATTTGGGTTTAGTTTTAGCTTTAACTACAATATTGACGACTGTATCAGTTCCACAAAAAGCATTAGGTTTTACAGATAAGGTTTCTAATGCACTATCTGAAATTCAAAATCAAAGTGATAACAGTGAAAATAATAATTCAAGTGGGGGAGAGCAATTAAATACTCAAATAAGCAATATTCAATCAAAGGATTTAATAATAAGTTCAGTATCAATAGATGAAGAAGTTATAGAGCCAGGAATACCATTTACATTAACCTTTAAAGTTGAAAATATAAGTGGAAGTAGTCTATATGGAGTTTCTCTTAAAATTGTAAATGTTGAGGGAAAAGGAACACTAGATGGATTCATGCCAGTTGGGACAACAAATGAAATATATGTAGGAAGCATTGCACGTAATGATATTAAATATGTTAGCGTGACTTTAGCAAGTGATCCTAATATAAAAGCTGGTGTACACAATTTTGTTACTAGCCTTATGTTTAATGAAAAAGGAAAAGAGCAAGAAGAAATAACAAAAGTTATAGGGGTAATGATTCAGAACACTCCAAGTTTAAGTATAAGTGGAGTTACTCCAACTGAAAGTACTATTAGTGCTGCCTTAAGGAATGATAGTAAAACAAAAATAAAAAATGTAAATGCTAAGGTTACTATAGGCACTGAGGTCATGGAACAAAATATAGGAACTATTGATGTAGAAGGGGAGGAATATATGGATGTAGCAATAACTCCTTCTGAAGAAGAAAGAAATGCTTCCATTGAAGTTACTTATGAAGATGCTACAGGTAAGAAATATAATTCAACAAGTTCATGTATTATACCAGCTATGATGCCTGTGGAAGAGACAGTACCAAAAAAGAATAAATTAGGGTTAATATCATTAATAAAGAGTTTATTCGGATTTTAG
- a CDS encoding pentapeptide repeat-containing protein, translating into MKVWEIELPKIPLELNNVDDVAEEILKEEKLEEVIIENVIIENLEESSIKLDSCIFKNVIFINCNFNRIDMTDVKFEKCDLSNCEFFDGGFYRVEFKGCKIIGSRFDESSLNNISFKDCLGKYINLSFSNLKEVEFKDCDLTGAVIQEANLKKVNFQNVNLKESIFRGTNIKDIDFRTCNIEDIDLNMENLKGGIFTAYQALELSKFLDIIIK; encoded by the coding sequence ATGAAAGTTTGGGAAATAGAGTTACCTAAAATTCCTTTAGAATTAAATAATGTAGATGATGTAGCAGAAGAAATTTTGAAAGAAGAAAAACTAGAGGAAGTTATAATAGAAAATGTAATTATAGAAAATTTAGAAGAGAGTTCAATAAAGCTTGATTCATGTATATTTAAAAATGTTATATTTATAAACTGCAATTTTAATAGAATAGATATGACAGATGTAAAATTTGAAAAGTGTGATTTATCTAATTGCGAATTTTTTGATGGTGGGTTTTATAGAGTAGAGTTTAAAGGCTGTAAAATCATAGGAAGTAGATTTGATGAATCATCATTAAACAATATTTCTTTTAAAGATTGTTTAGGAAAATATATTAATTTATCTTTTAGTAATTTAAAAGAGGTGGAATTTAAAGATTGTGATTTAACAGGAGCTGTTATTCAAGAAGCTAACTTAAAAAAAGTGAATTTTCAAAATGTGAATTTAAAAGAGTCTATATTTAGAGGAACAAATATTAAGGATATTGATTTTAGAACTTGTAATATAGAAGATATAGATTTAAACATGGAAAACTTAAAAGGTGGAATTTTTACAGCTTATCAAGCTTTAGAATTAAGTAAATTTTTAGATATAATAATAAAATAG
- a CDS encoding ABC transporter ATP-binding protein, with product MIIQCKDIKKTFKVGDTSVEILKGISLEINKGEFTAVIGESGSGKSTFLNILGGIMPCDEGEIVINEHHIEGLNENELALFRRKNMGFIFQSYNLMPQLTALENVEMPLIFSGVSKKERIERAKLMLEKVGLADRMNHKPSELSGGQQQRVSIARALINNPSVILADEPTGNLDSKTTIEILDLLKDLNKNFNTTFVVVTHSQVVYEYADRVIKMEDGLLC from the coding sequence ATGATAATTCAATGCAAAGATATAAAGAAAACATTTAAGGTTGGAGATACTTCTGTTGAAATTCTAAAGGGAATAAGTTTAGAAATTAATAAGGGGGAATTTACTGCAGTTATAGGAGAGTCAGGATCAGGAAAATCTACATTTTTAAATATTTTAGGAGGTATAATGCCTTGTGATGAAGGAGAAATAGTAATAAATGAACATCATATTGAAGGCTTAAATGAAAATGAATTAGCTTTATTTAGAAGAAAAAATATGGGGTTTATATTTCAAAGTTATAATTTAATGCCTCAACTTACAGCTTTAGAAAATGTAGAGATGCCACTAATTTTTTCAGGAGTTTCTAAAAAGGAAAGAATAGAAAGAGCAAAATTAATGCTAGAAAAGGTTGGATTAGCTGATAGGATGAATCATAAACCATCAGAATTATCAGGGGGACAACAACAAAGAGTATCTATAGCAAGAGCTTTAATAAATAATCCAAGTGTAATACTAGCTGATGAGCCTACGGGGAATTTAGATAGTAAGACTACCATAGAAATTTTAGATTTATTAAAGGATTTAAATAAAAATTTTAATACAACTTTTGTTGTGGTAACTCATTCACAAGTGGTTTATGAATACGCAGATAGAGTTATAAAAATGGAAGATGGTCTTCTTTGCTAA
- a CDS encoding collagen-like protein, translated as MIRKIYNPNRYYDDYNRYNCYDRYNCYDDEYCQDDYYCKEDCYCKDDCYLEINCNCCDCCKPGPRGPRGPQGPRGPQGPRGPMGCQGERGPIGPMGPMGPIGPQGPQGEQGLTGPQGPAGPQGEQGPQGDQGPVGPIGPQGPQGEQGLTGPQGPAGSQGPEGPTGPQGATGPQGPEGPTGAQGDQGPVGPQGAQGPQGPQGPQGATGPTGPQGPQGNQGPAGPQGPVGPQGPQGEPGVDFDDTLLVSYSSLTSQNVNANGIFTYNIQNPNGSTFTAITANIANGTFTINEPGRYLFMWSFNLDNTNNTTASAIVSLFRNGSRVFLSGTPRVAPGEIGVVNGSIAVNANAGDVFALVNNSTRNVLSQIISSPISVTPAILGESTGINSGIGSWVQIVRVSD; from the coding sequence ATGATAAGAAAAATTTATAATCCTAATAGATATTATGATGATTACAATAGATATAATTGTTACGATAGATATAATTGCTATGATGATGAGTATTGTCAAGATGATTATTATTGCAAGGAAGACTGTTATTGTAAAGATGATTGCTATTTAGAGATAAATTGCAATTGTTGCGATTGTTGTAAACCTGGACCAAGGGGTCCAAGAGGACCTCAAGGTCCTAGGGGTCCTCAAGGACCAAGAGGTCCTATGGGATGTCAAGGTGAGCGTGGTCCAATAGGTCCTATGGGCCCTATGGGACCTATTGGACCTCAAGGTCCACAAGGTGAACAAGGTCTTACTGGCCCTCAAGGCCCTGCTGGTCCTCAAGGCGAACAAGGTCCACAAGGTGATCAAGGTCCTGTTGGTCCTATAGGCCCTCAAGGTCCTCAGGGTGAGCAAGGTCTTACTGGTCCTCAAGGTCCTGCTGGTTCTCAAGGCCCTGAAGGTCCTACCGGTCCTCAAGGTGCTACTGGCCCTCAAGGTCCTGAAGGTCCTACTGGTGCTCAAGGAGATCAAGGTCCTGTTGGTCCTCAAGGAGCTCAAGGTCCACAAGGCCCTCAAGGTCCTCAAGGTGCTACCGGTCCTACTGGCCCACAGGGTCCTCAAGGTAATCAAGGTCCTGCTGGTCCTCAAGGCCCTGTTGGTCCTCAAGGTCCTCAAGGTGAACCTGGAGTGGATTTTGATGATACCTTATTAGTTAGTTATTCCTCATTAACTTCTCAAAATGTTAATGCTAATGGTATATTCACTTATAATATCCAAAATCCTAATGGCTCAACTTTTACAGCAATAACTGCCAATATAGCAAACGGAACATTTACAATAAATGAACCTGGAAGATATTTATTTATGTGGTCATTTAATTTAGATAACACAAATAATACCACAGCTAGCGCTATAGTATCTTTATTTAGAAATGGTTCTAGAGTATTTTTATCTGGAACTCCTAGAGTAGCTCCTGGTGAAATAGGCGTAGTAAATGGAAGTATTGCCGTAAATGCTAATGCTGGTGATGTATTTGCTTTAGTTAATAATTCTACAAGAAACGTTTTATCACAAATAATATCTTCACCAATTTCTGTAACTCCAGCTATCTTAGGAGAATCTACAGGAATAAATTCAGGAATAGGATCTTGGGTTCAAATAGTTAGAGTATCTGATTAA